In one Nicotiana sylvestris chromosome 8, ASM39365v2, whole genome shotgun sequence genomic region, the following are encoded:
- the LOC138875251 gene encoding uncharacterized protein: MEKVKMIKERLKTAQSRQKSYSDVRRRDLEFKEDDWVLGDPSTVPDETIEVDEEVSYEEVPVAILDRQVQKLRNKENASLKVLWWNQQVEEATLEAEEEMRKKYPHLFE; encoded by the exons atggagaaagtcaaaatgattaaggagaggttgaaaactgctcagagtcgccaaaaatCTTATTCGGATgttcgtcgcagagatttggagttcaaagaagatgattgg GTATTGGGAGATCCGTCTACTGTGCCAGATGAAACTATTGAGgttgatgaagaagtgtcatatgaagaagttccagttgccattcttgacaggcaagtccaaaagttgagaaataaggaaaatgCCTCCCTAAAAGTGTTATGGTGGaaccagcaagttgaggaagccactttggaagccgaggaagaaatgagaaagaagtacccacatttgtttgaatag